The DNA segment CACACGGGCGGCGGCGCCGGCTTGTTGTGGTGCTCGGCGAAGAGCGTTCGGTAGCGCTGGAAGTGTGGCGCCATCTCGGCCCACGGCTTCTGCGCGAAGCTCATCATCTGCGCGCCGAGTCGCGCGACGATCGGCACCGAATCCGAAGACATGCCCACCGCGGCGAAGCGTCCCTTCCAGCTCGCGTACGGCCGCGGGCGCACCTCGACGCGGCGCTGCTTGAAGTACTTCCCGTCGGCCTCGACGATGCCGGTCTCGAGCCCGCGGATCGTGATCTCCGCCGCCTCGTCGAAGCGATCGCGCGCCTCGTTCATGTCGACGCCGAAGATGTCGTACTCGCGCTTGGCGAGGCCGCGTCCGATGCCGTAGATCGCGCGGCCCTTGCAGAGGTGATCGAGCGCGATCATGCGCTCCACCACGCGCAGCGGGCGCGCGTGCCAGGGCAGGATCACCGCGCCCGTGAGCAGCTTGATGCGCTCGGTCTTCGCCGCCATGTACGCGAGGAACTGCGTGTTGTCCGGGCTCATCGCGTAGTTGAAGAAGTGATGCTCGACGGCGCCGAGCGTGTCGAAGCCGAGCGGCTCCGCCATGCAGGCGAGGCGGATGTCGCGCTCCCAGGCCTCGCGGTCCGAGATCGTGTCGCGAAAGTTCTGGAAGACCATGAGCAGGCCGACGTTCATCGCGATTCTCCTAGTGGCTCTCCGAGGCGCCGCGGCGGTGACTAGAACGCTTGCACGATGCGGATGCCGTATGCACGAGGCGGGCGCGTGGTCGCGTACGTCCACAAGCCGGCGAACGTGACGCTGGTCCCGACGTCGTACGCCTGCGACCACGAGTGGTCGTCGTTCAAGTTGAGCCCCCACACGCTGAACGTGGTGTCGTTCCAGCGGTAGCTGAGCGACGCGTCGAGCACGTGGTGCGACGGATTGTGGCTCTGCGGCGAGTTGAGGAACGTGAGCTCCTGATCGCCGATGTAGCGCCAATCCATCTGCGCCGTGAACGTGCCGCCGAGCGCCTCGAGCGTGTAGGTCGGCGACAGCGTGAACGTCACCGGCGGCGCGCGGCGCAGCTCGAGGTCCGAGAGATCGGTGAGCGTGACCGGGTCGATCAGCTTCTCGTACTCCGCCTCGAGAATGCCGAGGTTGGCTGCGATCGAGAGCTGCTCGGTGATGTAAGCGGCGAGGTCGAGCTCGAAGCCATACACGCGCGCCTTCGCGGCGTTCACGACCAGCGTCTGCTGGCCGGTGCCGCCACCGGTCGGAACGCTCTGCTCCTCCTGCTTGTCGTCGTACTTCATGTAGAAGACGGAGCCGTTCATGCGCAGGCGCGAGTCGAACCACTCGCTCTTCCAGCCCAGCTCGAAGTTGTCGACGGTCTCGGGGTCGTACGGGATCGAGGCAGCGGCATAGGTGCCGGGACGGCCGTTGAAGCCGCCCGCGCGGAAGCCGCGCGAGTAGAGGAAGTAGAACATCAGGTCGTCGTTCAGCTGGTAGCGAAGGCCCACCTTGGGCGTGAACTCGTCCCAAGACTCCTCGAACGGATTGTCGAGGCTGCCCTTGGTCGCGAGCTGCGGCATCAGCACGTCGATCAGGCCACTGCTCTTCTCGTCGTTCGTGTAACGCAGGCCGAGCGTGGCGGAGAGCGAGTCCGTGATCTGGTAGTCGCCCTCGAAGAAGAGGGCCCACGACTTGGTGTCCTGCTCCACCGTCTGGTCGACCGTGAGCACGGTGCCCGGCGGCAGACCGAACAAGAAATCACCGAAGCCGATGTAGCTCGTCAGATCGATGCGGTAGTCCGAGTTCCAGACGTACACGCCGCCCGTGACGTTGAGGCGCTCGCCGCCGTAGTTGAGGCGCAGCTCGTGGCTCTGCTGGTTCCACTCCGCGGGGCGATCCGTGTGGTAGAGCGTGCGCGCGGTGCCGTCCCAGTCCTGGAACACTTCCTCTTCGGTGCGGAACTCGCCGAACACGTACTCGAGCGAGAAGTCCTCGTTGATGTCCCAGCTCACGTTCGCGATGTGCAGATCCGTGTTGAAGAACGACTGGTACGGATCGTCGCCGTTCTGGAGAACGTCGTAGCGGTTTCCGGACTGCGGAGTGCGCAGGCCCGCGGCGCACTCCGAGTAGAAGAAGCACCAGACCTGCCCAGGCTGCGCGAGGTTCTGCACGGTGTTCGCGTCTTGATCCTGCCAGGTGCGGTCGTAGCGGTAGTAGATCTCGAGGTTCTCAGTCGGGCGGAACAGGATGCTCGGGCTGACGGAGCCGTACTTCACGTCGCCGACTTCACGGTCGAGCGTGAGGTTGTCGAACCAGCCGTCGGTGCGGCGCAGTGCGCCGCCGAGCTTCACGGCGAGCTTGTCGCCGAGCGGAACTTCGAAATAGCCGTCGAGCTGGCGATCCGAGTGGTTGCCGTAGCCTGCGCGCACTTCGCCGCCCCACTCCTCGAGGCTGGGTTTTCCGCGCGTGATGTTGATGACGCCGCCGATCGAGTTGCGCCCGAACAGCGTGCCCTGCGGACCGCGCAGCACTTCGACGCTCTGCAGGTCGAGCGCCCGCAGCATCGCGCCCGAGTTCACGCCGATGAACACGCCGTCGACCACCACGCCCACGGTGGGATCGAAGTTCTTCTCGACGTCGGTCGTGCCGACGCCGCGGATCGAGATCGCCGCGGGGCTCCCGGGCCCTTGCTGGATGTCGTCGACGATCAGGTTCGGCGCCGTGTTCGCGAGGTTCTGGAGGTCGATGTCGGATCGCCGCGCCAACTCCTCGCGCCCAATCGCGCTGACCGCGGACCCAAGGTCCTGGAGATTCTCTTCGCGCTTGCGGGCGGTCACGATGATCTCTTCGAGCATCGAGTCGTCCTGCGCCTGCGCGGGTGCTGCCGCTGGACCGGCCGCGGGCGGCGGGGTCGCGGGCTCCTGTGCCGTGGCGATCGTCGCCGCCAACGAAATGCCGAGCCCGAAGGCGAGCCGTCGCAAGTCGGTCACCGCGTTCATGGTGCGCATTCGTTCACCTCGCTCATTCCCGGATGGGGTTAGGGTGTGGACTATGCGTTGAACGAGTTTAACCCACGCGAAGGCGAATCCTGACGTTCATGCGAGCGCGCTGCGCACGCGTGGCAGGACCTGCCTCGCGACGTACTCCATGCGCGCGCTGCCGCTCTCGATCGGCTCGCCTGGGAATTGCGCCCAGAAGTGCACGTCGATGATCTCGGGGTACTCGCGCAGCATCGCAACGAGACCGGCGACCGCCTGCTCCGCGTCCCACAGCTGATAGAGGCCGTCGCGGATCGCGGTGGGCGCGTCCTTGAACGGCGGCACCTGATCCGGCGGCCCGAACGCGCCCCACGCGATGTACTGGTTCGTCTGATAGAGCACCGGCCCCGCGAGCTTCGCGGCCTCGGCCTCCGGGTCTGCAGCGATGATTCCCCAGTGCCCCGCGCAGATCGCGCCCGCGCTGCGCGGCTTGCCCTGCGCGGCGAGCGCCTTCACGTACACGTCGTGCCCGATGCCGCCGGTGGAGAGGAAGCCGTCGCCGATGCGCGCCGCGCGCGCGATCGCGGGCTCGGCCATGCCGCCCATGAAGAGGCGCGGCGGCTTGTTAGGGCGCGGCGCGACGCGCAGGCCGTCGATCCGGAAGCGCTTCCCATTCACGCGGATCGGCTCGCCCGACCACGCTTGCCGCAGGATCGCGACGCCCTCTTCCATCAGGCTCGGCCGGTGCGCGAGCTTGCGGCCGAAGTAGTCGAACTCGAGCTGGCGATAGCCGAGTCCGACGCCGAGATCGAAGCGGCCGTCCGTCAGAATCGAGAGCGCCGCCGAGTCTTCGGCGATGCGCACCGGATCGGCGAGCGGCAGCAGCATCAGGTTCGTGGCGATGCGCATGCGCTTCGTGCGCTCGCCGATCGCGGCGGCGATCACGAGCGGCGACGGCGTGTAGCCGTCGTCGACGAAGTGGTGCTCGGTGAGCCACACCGAGTCGAAGCCGAGCTGCTCGGCCCACGCGATCTGCTCGAGGCTCGCGCGATACAGCGATTCGAAGCTGCGCGTGCTCGGCGGCGGGTTCCGGAAGTCGTACCAGAGGCCGAAGTTCACTCGGCGCGTCATTGCGCTCTCCCTAACAGCTCGAACAGCGCGGCGTGATACGCGTCCGGCAGCTCGAGGAACGGCGCGTGGCCGCAGTCGAGCTCGCACAGCCGCCCGTTCGGCAGCGCCTTTGCCGCCGCGCGCCCGATGTCGGGCGACACGACGCCGTCGCGCGCGCCCACCACCACCAGCGCGGGCGCCGTGATCTTCGGAAGCAGCGCGCGCTGGTCGAGCTGCGCCAGCGCGCCGAGCGAGGCGTCGGCGCCGGGGCTCGCTTCGAGCGCGATCTGCCAGCAGCGCTGCTTCACGTCTTCGCCCACGTCCACCGCGAACACGCCGCCGAAGTAGAGGCCCTTCAGGAACGCGATGCGCCCCGCGCGGAGCGCAGCCACGGTGCCCGCGACATCCTCCGCGCGCCCGCCGTGCGGAAAGCCCTCGGCCTGCGTGTAACGGGGCGTCGCGCCCACCGTGAGCACGAGGCCGCGCAGCTTCGCGCCGAGCTTCGCGGCGGCGTCGACCACGACCGCGCCGCCGAGCGACCAGCCGTTCAGCACGACGGCAGCGAGCCCGAGGTGCGTGCACAGCGCGACGACGTCGCTGCCGAGCGCGTCGATCGACACGTCCGCGAAGTCCTTGTCGCTGCGCCCGCAGCCGCGGTGGTCGTAGGCGACGACCGCGTGCCCGCGGTCCGTGAGCCGTGCGATCGTGTCGTCCCACGCGCGGCAGCCCATGCCCCAGCCATGCGAAAGCACGACGGTGGGCCCGCGCCCCGCGTAGTGCTCGAAGTAGATCTGGCGCCCGCTCTCGCGCGTCAGCATGACCATAACAAGTGCGCTCCTGTGCGAAGCGGGCACGTTACACCCGCTGCGCCGAGTGCGAGCGCCGAGGCATCATCGTCAGCCACGAAGGAGACGCTGGTGGACACCGCGTTGAAAATTGCCGCGCTCGAACGGCAGCTCGACCACCTGTCGAGCCGATTCGAGCTTCAGGACCTGGTGGCGGACTACTGCCTCGGTTTCGACAAGCGCGACTTCGAGCGCTTCCGCGCGATCTGGTGGGACGACTGCGTGTGGGACATCGGCCCGCCCTTCGGGCGCTTCGAGGGCCATGCCGGCATTCACGAGGCGATCTACGACGTGCTCTGGCCCGCGTGGCTGAAGTCGACGCACTTCACGACGAACCTGCGCGTCGCGTTCGACGGCGCAGACCGCGCGGACGGCATCTGCGACATCGACTGCATCGGCACCACTTCGGACGGCCAGGCGCAAACCATCGCGGCCACGTATCGCGACCGCTTCGAGCGGCGCGGCGGCGTGTGGAAGATCGCGCGACGCAGCGTCGAGATGCACCACTTCAGCCCGCTCGTGGGCATCACCTTGAGCCCACCGAAGTAGCGGGGCTATTCGCGATCGGGCGCGCTCGCGAACAGTGGCAGCGTGCCCGGCATCTGCACGCCCTCGATCGAGAGCAGGCGCAGCTTCGTCTCGAGGCCACCCGGCGCGCTGAAGCCGCCGAGCTTGCCGTCCGCGCCGAGCACGCGGTGACACGGAACCACGACCGCGAAGCGGTTGCGCGCCATCGCCGCACCGACTTCGCGCGCGAGAGCCCTGTCGCCGAGCCGCTCGGCGATCTCGCCATACGCGAGCGTCTTGCCCGGCGGAATCGTGCGCGCGACTTCGTAGATGCGGCGATGCAGTGCGCTCACCTCGCGCAGATCGAGCGCGATCTCGCGCAGGTCGC comes from the Deltaproteobacteria bacterium genome and includes:
- a CDS encoding nuclear transport factor 2 family protein, with protein sequence MRKHDGGPAPRVVLEVDLAPALARQHDHNKCAPVRSGHVTPAAPSASAEASSSATKETLVDTALKIAALERQLDHLSSRFELQDLVADYCLGFDKRDFERFRAIWWDDCVWDIGPPFGRFEGHAGIHEAIYDVLWPAWLKSTHFTTNLRVAFDGADRADGICDIDCIGTTSDGQAQTIAATYRDRFERRGGVWKIARRSVEMHHFSPLVGITLSPPK
- a CDS encoding LLM class flavin-dependent oxidoreductase, with translation MTRRVNFGLWYDFRNPPPSTRSFESLYRASLEQIAWAEQLGFDSVWLTEHHFVDDGYTPSPLVIAAAIGERTKRMRIATNLMLLPLADPVRIAEDSAALSILTDGRFDLGVGLGYRQLEFDYFGRKLAHRPSLMEEGVAILRQAWSGEPIRVNGKRFRIDGLRVAPRPNKPPRLFMGGMAEPAIARAARIGDGFLSTGGIGHDVYVKALAAQGKPRSAGAICAGHWGIIAADPEAEAAKLAGPVLYQTNQYIAWGAFGPPDQVPPFKDAPTAIRDGLYQLWDAEQAVAGLVAMLREYPEIIDVHFWAQFPGEPIESGSARMEYVARQVLPRVRSALA
- a CDS encoding methylated-DNA--[protein]-cysteine S-methyltransferase — its product is MADALGIARFPTALGVMGLAWSEAGLVATWLPEPRGEDTLRRMRRRFPRTPELAPPLAVARAIEAITALLRGERRDLREIALDLREVSALHRRIYEVARTIPPGKTLAYGEIAERLGDRALAREVGAAMARNRFAVVVPCHRVLGADGKLGGFSAPGGLETKLRLLSIEGVQMPGTLPLFASAPDRE
- a CDS encoding alpha/beta hydrolase; the protein is MVMLTRESGRQIYFEHYAGRGPTVVLSHGWGMGCRAWDDTIARLTDRGHAVVAYDHRGCGRSDKDFADVSIDALGSDVVALCTHLGLAAVVLNGWSLGGAVVVDAAAKLGAKLRGLVLTVGATPRYTQAEGFPHGGRAEDVAGTVAALRAGRIAFLKGLYFGGVFAVDVGEDVKQRCWQIALEASPGADASLGALAQLDQRALLPKITAPALVVVGARDGVVSPDIGRAAAKALPNGRLCELDCGHAPFLELPDAYHAALFELLGRAQ
- a CDS encoding LLM class flavin-dependent oxidoreductase, coding for MNVGLLMVFQNFRDTISDREAWERDIRLACMAEPLGFDTLGAVEHHFFNYAMSPDNTQFLAYMAAKTERIKLLTGAVILPWHARPLRVVERMIALDHLCKGRAIYGIGRGLAKREYDIFGVDMNEARDRFDEAAEITIRGLETGIVEADGKYFKQRRVEVRPRPYASWKGRFAAVGMSSDSVPIVARLGAQMMSFAQKPWAEMAPHFQRYRTLFAEHHNKPAPPPVCVDFLACDESAELAEKLARKHMANYYLTVMEHYDMAGTHFKDMKGYGDYANNAEGLRNTGLEAAAQGFAEINTFGTPQQILDKMDARRKVLGDFDLTIQVSYGGLTGEQAEKSMRLFATKVLPELHSWRPR
- a CDS encoding TonB-dependent receptor, whose protein sequence is MRTMNAVTDLRRLAFGLGISLAATIATAQEPATPPPAAGPAAAPAQAQDDSMLEEIIVTARKREENLQDLGSAVSAIGREELARRSDIDLQNLANTAPNLIVDDIQQGPGSPAAISIRGVGTTDVEKNFDPTVGVVVDGVFIGVNSGAMLRALDLQSVEVLRGPQGTLFGRNSIGGVINITRGKPSLEEWGGEVRAGYGNHSDRQLDGYFEVPLGDKLAVKLGGALRRTDGWFDNLTLDREVGDVKYGSVSPSILFRPTENLEIYYRYDRTWQDQDANTVQNLAQPGQVWCFFYSECAAGLRTPQSGNRYDVLQNGDDPYQSFFNTDLHIANVSWDINEDFSLEYVFGEFRTEEEVFQDWDGTARTLYHTDRPAEWNQQSHELRLNYGGERLNVTGGVYVWNSDYRIDLTSYIGFGDFLFGLPPGTVLTVDQTVEQDTKSWALFFEGDYQITDSLSATLGLRYTNDEKSSGLIDVLMPQLATKGSLDNPFEESWDEFTPKVGLRYQLNDDLMFYFLYSRGFRAGGFNGRPGTYAAASIPYDPETVDNFELGWKSEWFDSRLRMNGSVFYMKYDDKQEEQSVPTGGGTGQQTLVVNAAKARVYGFELDLAAYITEQLSIAANLGILEAEYEKLIDPVTLTDLSDLELRRAPPVTFTLSPTYTLEALGGTFTAQMDWRYIGDQELTFLNSPQSHNPSHHVLDASLSYRWNDTTFSVWGLNLNDDHSWSQAYDVGTSVTFAGLWTYATTRPPRAYGIRIVQAF